A genome region from Setaria italica strain Yugu1 chromosome III, Setaria_italica_v2.0, whole genome shotgun sequence includes the following:
- the LOC101756321 gene encoding uncharacterized protein LOC101756321 has translation MLCCAGVPPSLLLVALLSACSLLLVAGRNQDQEFHGAARSRILLQDPHKHEVHCSRERSRAAWEAIDEYLMPFVEKEKYELPSKCRLRPDNDMFREQEQHKIHFDINEWRCGFCKKAFRAEKFLDQHFENRHKNLLDNSEGRCLADLCGALHCDMMMEFKKPKSKCNAAAALRNRHLCESLADSCFPINQGLAASRLHEFFLRQFCDAHTCNRGTKHFPKGGRKQTNRFYLALCVLTLILLPLFYLIVFLHQREMKKGAQDLRRFSKIGQKKKPS, from the exons ATGCTTTGCTGTGCTGGCGTCCCGCCgtcgctcctcctcgtcgctctGCTCTCTGCCTGCTCCCTTCTGCTCGTGGCCGGAAGGAATCAGGATCAG GAATTCCATGGAGCTGCTAGATCCAG AATTCTTCTTCAAGACCCACACAAACATGAGGTGCATTGCTCAAGGGAAAGGAGCCGTGCAGCTTGGGAAGCTATTGATGAG TATCTGATGCCCTTTGTGGAAAAAGAGAAATATGAACTCCCTAGCAAATGTAGACTTCGTCCCGATAATGACATGTTCCGGGAGCAAGAGCAACATAAGATTCATTTTGATATTAATGAGTGGCGTTGTGGTTTCTGCAAGAAAGCTTTCCGAGCAGAGAAGTTCCTTGACCAACATTTCGAAAATCGGCACAAGAATCTTCTGGATAAT AGTGAAGGAAGATGCTTGGCAGATCTGTGTGGAGCACTTCACTGTGATATGATGATGGAGTTCAAGAAGCCAAAGAGTAAATGCAATGCAGCTGCAGCTTTGAGGAACCGTCATCTTTGTGAG AGCCTTGCAGACAGTTGCTTTCCAATTAATCAAGGTCTTGCTGCCAGCCGTCTTCATG AATTTTTCTTGCGCCAATTTTGTGATGCTCACACTTGCAATCGGGGCACTAAACATTTCCCTAAAGGTGGCAGG AAACAAACAAACAGGTTCTACTTGGCTCTCTGCGTCTTGACGCTGATACTTTTGCCCCTGTTCTATCTCATAGTGTTCTTGCACCAGAG GGAAATGAAGAAAGGTGCCCAAGATCTAAGACGGTTTTCAAAAATTGGGCAGAAGAAAAAGCCATCCTAG